One window of the Janthinobacterium sp. PAMC25594 genome contains the following:
- a CDS encoding flagellar basal body P-ring protein FlgI, whose product MATLTFPRLLAVCGLVFSLLAPMAQAERIKDLASVAGVRQNQLMGYGLVVGLDGSGDQTTQTPFTIQSVAAMLQQQGINLPQGTSLQLKNVAAVMVTTSLPAFAQPGQMLDVTVSSMGNAKSLRGGTLLMTPLKGADGQVYGMAQGNVLVGGVGAQAAGSSIVINHLSVGRISGGATVERTVPSVLGANNTIRLELNATDFATASRVVDAINSRYGAGTAAALDGRVIQVQSPGSSDQRVTFLGQLESIEVNPARLAAKVIMNARTGSVVMNQSVTLETCAISHGNLSVTINVEPQVSQPAPLSGGRTVVTQTAQIDIKKEPGKVMLVKGGASLSDVVKALNAIGASPQDLLAILQAMKAAGSLRAELEII is encoded by the coding sequence ATGGCGACCCTGACCTTTCCCCGTTTGCTGGCCGTCTGCGGCCTGGTATTCTCCCTGCTGGCGCCGATGGCGCAGGCCGAGCGCATCAAGGACCTGGCCAGCGTCGCCGGCGTGCGCCAGAATCAGTTGATGGGCTATGGTCTGGTCGTCGGCCTCGACGGCAGCGGCGACCAGACCACGCAAACGCCGTTCACCATCCAGAGCGTGGCGGCGATGCTGCAGCAGCAAGGTATCAACTTGCCGCAAGGCACCAGTTTGCAGCTGAAAAACGTGGCCGCCGTGATGGTGACGACGTCCTTGCCCGCGTTTGCCCAGCCGGGCCAGATGCTGGACGTGACCGTGTCGTCGATGGGCAATGCGAAAAGCTTGCGCGGCGGCACATTATTGATGACGCCATTGAAGGGCGCCGATGGCCAGGTGTACGGCATGGCGCAGGGCAATGTACTGGTGGGCGGCGTGGGCGCGCAGGCGGCCGGCAGCTCCATCGTCATCAATCACCTGAGCGTGGGGCGCATCTCGGGCGGCGCCACCGTCGAGCGCACCGTACCCTCGGTGCTGGGCGCCAACAACACCATCCGCCTGGAATTGAATGCCACCGATTTCGCCACCGCCAGCCGCGTGGTCGACGCCATCAACAGCCGCTACGGCGCCGGCACGGCCGCCGCGCTGGACGGGCGCGTGATTCAGGTGCAGTCGCCGGGCAGCAGCGACCAGCGCGTGACCTTCCTGGGCCAGCTGGAAAGCATCGAAGTCAATCCGGCCCGCCTGGCGGCCAAGGTCATCATGAATGCGCGCACCGGTTCCGTCGTGATGAACCAGTCCGTGACCCTGGAAACATGCGCCATTTCGCACGGCAACCTGTCCGTCACCATCAATGTCGAGCCGCAGGTGAGCCAGCCAGCGCCGCTGTCGGGCGGGCGCACGGTGGTCACGCAGACGGCGCAGATCGATATCAAGAAGGAACCGGGCAAGGTCATGCTGGTCAAGGGCGGCGCGTCGCTGTCCGACGTGGTGAAAGCCTTGAACGCCATCGGCGCTTCGCCGCAAGACTTGCTGGCCATTCTGCAGGCGATGAAGGCGGCCGGTTCGCTGCGCGCCGAACTCGAAATCATTTGA
- the flgJ gene encoding flagellar assembly peptidoglycan hydrolase FlgJ: MISQTDLSNTAAYDVKGMDGLRQSAKAKDPAALKEAATQFEAMFINMMMKSMRDATPQDGIMDSQQSKMYTSMLDQQTSQNLAKRGTGLADVLIRQLSSSNQALAADGAEAPSPRSSSLTQALAAFRQQQGALTDGASSASGSGKTLSDKANATQAPHVRAFQEKLGVHAEEASRATGIPAKFMLGQAALETGWGKREIISRDGSSSHNLFGIKASNDWKGKVTEAVTTEYVNGKAQRKVEKFRAYDSYADSFKDYAQLITNNKRYEKVLASAGDASTFAQGLQKAGYATDPNYAAKLTKIIKHSLVG, from the coding sequence ATGATCAGCCAAACCGACCTCAGCAATACCGCCGCCTACGACGTCAAGGGCATGGATGGCTTGCGCCAGTCCGCCAAGGCGAAGGACCCCGCCGCCCTGAAAGAGGCCGCCACGCAATTTGAAGCCATGTTCATCAACATGATGATGAAAAGCATGCGCGACGCGACGCCGCAGGACGGCATCATGGATAGCCAGCAAAGCAAGATGTACACCTCGATGCTGGACCAGCAGACGAGCCAGAACCTGGCCAAGCGGGGCACGGGCCTGGCGGACGTGCTGATCCGTCAACTGTCGTCCTCGAACCAGGCGCTGGCCGCCGATGGCGCCGAAGCGCCGTCGCCCCGCTCGTCGAGCCTGACGCAGGCGCTGGCCGCGTTCCGCCAGCAGCAGGGCGCCCTGACCGACGGTGCAAGCAGTGCCAGCGGCAGCGGCAAGACCCTGAGCGACAAGGCCAATGCCACGCAGGCGCCGCATGTGCGCGCCTTCCAGGAAAAGCTGGGCGTGCATGCGGAAGAAGCCAGCCGCGCCACCGGCATCCCGGCCAAGTTCATGCTGGGTCAGGCGGCGCTGGAGACGGGCTGGGGCAAGCGCGAAATCATCAGCCGCGACGGCAGCAGCAGCCACAACCTGTTCGGCATCAAGGCGTCAAACGACTGGAAGGGCAAGGTCACGGAAGCCGTCACCACGGAATATGTGAATGGCAAGGCGCAGCGCAAGGTGGAAAAATTCCGCGCCTATGACAGCTACGCGGACAGCTTCAAGGATTATGCGCAGTTGATTACCAACAACAAACGCTATGAAAAAGTGCTGGCCAGCGCGGGCGACGCCAGCACCTTCGCCCAAGGCTTGCAAAAGGCCGGCTACGCGACGGACCCGAATTACGCTGCCAAATTAACAAAAATTATCAAGCATTCGCTGGTGGGCTAA
- the flgK gene encoding flagellar hook-associated protein FlgK, whose amino-acid sequence MTSNLLSIGKSGLLAAQVGLSTTGHNITNANVPGYNRQTVLQQTSQSNFAGYGFVGTGTEVSQIKRQYDSFMATQVNAAQSATSALDSYYTQISQIDNLMADPTAGLSPALQDFFKGVQDFSANPSSVASRQALLSSAGSLASRFQGLSARLTEIGDGVNSQITSNVTVINTYAKQLADLNKSISQLSVDASNQPNDLLDQRDQLITELNKYVKATVQPAANNTVTISIGAGQPLVVADRSFQLAATPSATDPNRIEVGYVTGSTVSVLPDSSLTGGSLGGLLDFRSGTLDNVQNSLGKVAIALASTFNDQHKLGQDLNGAMGGDFFKIPDPVIGADRGNNPSSTTVLSAKVSDPTQLTASDYSLKYDGSNYVVTRESDGAHTIINPYPQTAPQTIDGVDFSISGTAAQGDNYVIRPTANGAAGLAVLVTDRNKIAAAAPIATSAPVANTGTGKLSAGSVDKAYLSPGNALTGPLTLTYDKTTTSLTGFPAGQAVTVKGLNGATTTYPAGTANIPYTEGDNFSFGGINVSMTGTPAQGDTFTIAPNSGGVGDNRNAALLAGLQTKNILDGGNATFQGSYAQTVSFVGNKTREVQVSGLASQALLQQTSTQQQSVSGVNLDEEAANLLRYQQSYQACGKVMQIASTLFDVVIGLGR is encoded by the coding sequence ATGACTTCGAATCTACTCAGCATCGGTAAGAGCGGTTTGCTTGCAGCGCAGGTGGGCCTGTCGACGACCGGGCATAACATCACCAATGCGAATGTACCCGGCTACAATCGGCAGACGGTGCTGCAGCAGACTTCGCAGTCGAACTTTGCCGGCTATGGCTTCGTCGGCACGGGCACGGAAGTGTCGCAGATCAAGCGCCAGTACGACAGCTTCATGGCCACCCAGGTCAATGCCGCGCAAAGTGCCACCAGTGCGCTCGATAGCTATTACACGCAGATCAGCCAGATCGACAACTTGATGGCCGACCCCACGGCGGGCCTGTCGCCCGCCCTGCAAGACTTCTTCAAGGGCGTGCAGGACTTCAGCGCCAATCCTTCTTCTGTCGCCTCGCGCCAGGCGTTGCTGTCGAGCGCCGGCTCGCTCGCTTCCCGCTTCCAGGGTCTGAGCGCGCGCCTGACGGAGATCGGCGACGGCGTCAATTCGCAGATCACGTCGAATGTGACGGTGATTAATACCTACGCCAAGCAGCTCGCCGACCTGAACAAGTCGATTTCCCAGTTGTCGGTCGATGCCAGCAACCAGCCCAACGATCTGCTGGACCAGCGCGACCAGCTGATCACGGAATTGAACAAATATGTCAAGGCGACGGTGCAACCCGCTGCCAACAATACCGTCACCATTTCCATCGGCGCGGGCCAGCCGCTGGTGGTGGCGGACCGCAGCTTCCAGCTGGCGGCCACGCCTTCTGCGACGGACCCGAACCGCATCGAGGTGGGTTATGTCACGGGCAGTACCGTCAGCGTGCTGCCGGACAGCTCCCTGACCGGCGGCTCGCTGGGCGGCTTGCTCGATTTCCGCAGCGGCACCCTGGACAATGTGCAGAACTCGCTGGGCAAGGTGGCCATCGCGCTGGCCAGTACCTTCAACGACCAGCACAAGCTGGGCCAGGACTTGAATGGCGCCATGGGCGGCGACTTTTTCAAGATACCCGACCCCGTGATCGGCGCCGACCGCGGCAACAACCCCAGCAGCACCACCGTGCTGTCGGCCAAGGTCAGCGACCCCACCCAGCTGACGGCCAGCGATTACAGCCTGAAATACGACGGCAGCAATTATGTGGTGACGCGCGAATCGGACGGTGCACACACCATCATCAATCCGTACCCGCAAACGGCGCCGCAAACCATCGACGGCGTCGATTTCTCGATCTCGGGCACGGCCGCCCAAGGCGACAACTACGTCATCAGGCCGACGGCGAATGGCGCGGCCGGCCTGGCCGTGCTGGTCACCGACCGCAACAAGATCGCCGCCGCCGCTCCCATCGCCACCTCGGCGCCGGTGGCCAATACGGGCACGGGCAAGCTCAGTGCCGGCTCCGTCGACAAGGCCTACTTGAGCCCGGGCAATGCCCTGACGGGTCCCCTGACCTTGACATATGACAAGACGACCACCTCGCTGACGGGTTTCCCGGCCGGCCAGGCGGTAACGGTCAAGGGCTTGAATGGTGCCACCACGACCTATCCGGCCGGCACGGCGAACATCCCGTATACGGAAGGCGACAACTTCAGCTTTGGCGGCATCAACGTCAGCATGACGGGCACGCCGGCGCAGGGCGATACCTTCACCATTGCGCCGAACTCGGGCGGCGTGGGCGACAATCGCAATGCGGCGCTGCTGGCGGGCTTGCAGACGAAGAACATCCTCGATGGCGGCAATGCCACGTTCCAGGGTTCGTATGCGCAAACCGTCAGCTTCGTGGGCAACAAGACGCGCGAAGTGCAGGTCAGCGGCCTGGCCAGCCAGGCATTGCTGCAGCAGACCAGCACCCAGCAGCAGTCCGTTTCCGGCGTCAACCTCGATGAAGAGGCGGCCAACCTGCTGCGTTACCAGCAGTCCTACCAGGCGTGCGGCAAAGTCATGCAGATTGCCAGCACCCTGTTCGACGTAGTCATCGGCCTGGGGCGTTAA
- the flgL gene encoding flagellar hook-associated protein FlgL: protein MRISTRMIYDQGSSQLNTLQGALNRTQMQLSANRRNLTPADDPIASARALEVTQSQSINTQFVTNRSNAKNFLSQEDLALASTTSLIADVKDLVLQAGNPSLKDVDRDTLAKELEGRLTDLMGIANTADGAGGYLFSGYKSTTQPFSQTPTGATYVGDQGQRELQVGSARYLATSDSGATVFENNLTGNGKFTTAAATANFTRGGSGVISGGTVTDPSALTGHKYSIDFKVTGTGTTAVTTYTVTDATLGQTVPNPAVPVPYKAGDAITFDGQQVNIAGVPADQDSFTLAPSAKESLFTTVKNLIGVLRQPGSGDAGQARLTNGLNAAHNILDTAYDNVLSVRADVGSRMKELDYLGSAGDDLDIQYATTLSDLQDLDMVKAISTFSQQQVTLQAAQKSFTSISGLSLFNYIS from the coding sequence ATGCGCATCAGCACACGAATGATTTATGACCAGGGCAGCTCGCAGCTCAATACGCTGCAGGGCGCCTTGAACCGTACGCAGATGCAACTGTCGGCGAACCGCCGCAACCTGACGCCGGCCGACGACCCGATCGCCTCGGCGCGCGCGCTGGAAGTGACGCAGTCGCAATCGATCAATACCCAGTTCGTGACGAACCGTTCGAACGCGAAAAATTTCCTGTCGCAGGAAGACCTGGCGCTGGCCAGCACCACCTCGCTGATCGCCGACGTGAAAGACCTGGTCTTGCAGGCTGGTAATCCTTCCCTCAAGGATGTCGACCGCGATACCCTGGCCAAGGAACTGGAAGGCCGACTGACCGACTTGATGGGCATCGCCAACACGGCCGACGGTGCCGGCGGCTACCTGTTTTCCGGCTATAAATCCACCACCCAGCCATTCAGCCAGACGCCGACGGGCGCCACCTATGTGGGCGACCAGGGCCAGCGCGAACTGCAGGTGGGCTCGGCGCGCTACCTCGCTACCAGCGATTCCGGTGCCACCGTGTTCGAAAATAACCTGACCGGCAACGGCAAGTTCACCACGGCGGCCGCCACCGCCAACTTCACGCGCGGCGGCTCGGGCGTCATTTCGGGCGGCACGGTGACGGACCCGTCGGCCTTGACAGGACACAAGTATTCGATCGATTTCAAGGTCACGGGCACGGGTACCACCGCCGTTACCACCTACACCGTCACCGACGCCACCTTGGGCCAGACGGTGCCGAATCCCGCCGTTCCCGTTCCCTACAAAGCAGGCGACGCCATCACCTTCGACGGCCAGCAGGTAAATATCGCGGGCGTGCCGGCGGACCAGGACAGCTTTACGCTGGCGCCGAGCGCCAAGGAATCGTTGTTTACCACCGTGAAAAACCTGATCGGCGTGCTGCGCCAGCCAGGCAGCGGCGATGCGGGCCAGGCGCGCCTGACGAACGGCTTGAACGCCGCGCACAATATTCTCGACACGGCCTACGATAATGTGCTGTCCGTGCGCGCGGACGTCGGTTCGCGCATGAAGGAACTCGATTATCTCGGCAGCGCCGGCGACGACCTCGACATCCAGTACGCCACCACCCTGTCGGACCTGCAAGACCTCGATATGGTGAAAGCCATTTCCACTTTCAGCCAGCAGCAAGTCACCCTGCAGGCGGCGCAAAAATCGTTCACCTCGATCTCGGGCCTGTCGCTGTTCAATTACATCAGCTAA
- a CDS encoding MarR family winged helix-turn-helix transcriptional regulator, translated as MQTPQEEHEHVLQLAGELRILVGKLRRRLREEAHLGDVSMSQASVLSRLERDGPATASSLARAEGMRPQSMAATVQALTQARMVTGSPDPLDGRQTLLTLTDGCRAWIAASRAAREDWLARTIETRLTPDEVTELNHAVALLKRLAE; from the coding sequence ATGCAAACCCCACAAGAAGAGCACGAACACGTATTGCAACTGGCCGGCGAATTGCGCATCCTGGTCGGCAAATTGCGCCGCCGCCTGCGCGAAGAAGCACACCTGGGCGATGTCAGCATGTCGCAGGCATCCGTGCTGAGCCGCCTCGAGCGCGACGGTCCGGCCACCGCCAGCAGCCTGGCGCGCGCCGAAGGCATGCGTCCGCAGTCGATGGCCGCCACCGTGCAAGCCTTGACGCAAGCGCGGATGGTGACGGGCTCGCCCGACCCGCTCGATGGCCGGCAGACGCTGTTGACCCTGACGGACGGTTGCCGCGCCTGGATCGCGGCCAGCCGCGCCGCGCGCGAAGACTGGCTGGCACGCACGATCGAAACCCGGCTCACGCCGGACGAAGTCACCGAACTGAACCATGCGGTGGCCTTACTCAAACGCTTGGCGGAGTGA
- a CDS encoding MFS transporter, with protein MNNTFRSLRIPNYRIWAGGALVSNIGTWMQRTAQDWLVLSELTQHNASAVGIVMALQFGPQLLLLPLTGMAADLLDRRKLLLCTQAAMGLLALGLGILCISGLVQLWHVYVFAFLLGCVTAFDSPVRQTFVAEIVGEEDLTNAVALNSTSFNAARMLGPAVAGLLISSVGSGWVFIINAVSFAAVIGSLLLLRVELLRRAPRIKATRASLGEGFRYVRQRPDLMAILLMLFLIGTFGLNFPIFLSTMSVTAFHAGAGQYGVLSSVMACGSVAGALLAAGRGQPTLALLLGAAALFGLACALAAVMPNYWLFGMMLVVIGIAAQTFTTSVNSSVQLSTAPAMRGRVMAILLAISAGGTPLGAPVVGWVADTFGPRWALGIAALSGLAAALVGVRYLVKHHQLRLNVDVRRWRMALSSDQP; from the coding sequence ATGAACAACACATTCCGTTCGTTACGCATTCCCAATTACCGTATCTGGGCCGGCGGCGCCCTGGTGTCGAATATCGGCACCTGGATGCAGCGCACGGCGCAGGATTGGCTGGTGCTGAGCGAATTGACGCAGCACAATGCCAGCGCCGTCGGCATCGTCATGGCCTTGCAATTCGGCCCGCAACTGCTGTTGCTGCCCCTGACGGGCATGGCGGCCGACTTGCTGGACCGCAGGAAATTGCTGCTGTGCACACAGGCAGCCATGGGCTTGCTGGCGCTGGGACTCGGGATCTTGTGCATCAGCGGCCTGGTACAACTGTGGCATGTGTATGTGTTTGCTTTCCTGCTGGGCTGCGTGACGGCCTTCGATTCGCCCGTGCGCCAGACGTTTGTTGCCGAAATCGTCGGCGAGGAAGATTTGACGAATGCCGTGGCGCTCAATTCCACCTCGTTCAATGCGGCGCGCATGCTGGGCCCGGCCGTGGCCGGCTTGCTGATCAGCAGCGTCGGCAGCGGCTGGGTCTTCATCATCAACGCCGTCTCGTTTGCCGCCGTGATCGGTTCGCTGTTGCTGCTGCGCGTGGAACTGCTGCGCCGCGCGCCGCGCATCAAGGCCACGCGCGCCAGCCTGGGCGAGGGTTTCCGCTACGTGCGCCAGCGGCCCGACCTGATGGCCATCCTGCTGATGCTGTTCCTGATCGGCACCTTCGGCTTGAACTTTCCGATTTTCCTCTCGACCATGTCGGTGACGGCCTTCCATGCGGGCGCCGGCCAGTATGGCGTGCTCAGTTCCGTGATGGCGTGCGGCTCCGTGGCCGGTGCCTTGCTGGCGGCGGGGCGCGGCCAGCCCACGCTGGCCTTGCTGCTGGGGGCGGCGGCGCTGTTCGGCCTGGCCTGTGCGCTGGCCGCCGTGATGCCCAATTACTGGCTGTTCGGCATGATGCTGGTGGTCATCGGCATCGCCGCGCAAACGTTTACCACCAGCGTCAACAGCAGCGTGCAACTGTCGACGGCGCCTGCCATGCGGGGCCGCGTGATGGCCATCCTGCTGGCCATCTCGGCGGGCGGCACGCCGCTGGGCGCCCCCGTCGTGGGCTGGGTGGCCGATACCTTCGGCCCGCGCTGGGCGCTGGGCATCGCCGCGTTGTCGGGCCTGGCGGCGGCGCTGGTCGGCGTGCGCTACCTGGTCAAGCATCACCAGTTGCGTTTGAATGTCGATGTGCGGCGCTGGCGCATGGCGCTCAGCAGCGACCAGCCCTGA
- the fliR gene encoding flagellar biosynthetic protein FliR → MLTLSSIELNTWIAALLWPLSRILGLIAAAPLFGNAAVPATVKVTLGALLAMIIAPTVPALPAVNPMSLPGLLILTQEMLVGLAMGFSIRIVFSAIEMAGELSSLTMGLGFASFFDPQTKGRSSAISQFLVMLATLMFLTVNGHLVLLAALAESFVSLPISSSPISGGGFQQLAAWGGEIFRSGLQISLPIIAALLLTNVALGILTRAAPQLNIFGIGFPVTLGVGLLVIGMVLPYLATPFQNMFLRGIETARLLPRGFATRDRPPPPAPPNPLRPATPAPAPLPAAR, encoded by the coding sequence ATGCTGACCCTGTCGAGCATCGAACTGAATACCTGGATCGCAGCACTGCTGTGGCCGCTTAGCCGCATCCTCGGCCTGATCGCGGCCGCGCCCCTGTTCGGCAACGCGGCCGTGCCGGCCACCGTCAAGGTGACCCTGGGCGCGCTGCTGGCCATGATCATCGCGCCCACCGTGCCGGCCTTGCCGGCCGTCAACCCGATGTCCTTGCCCGGCTTGCTGATCCTGACGCAAGAGATGCTGGTGGGCCTGGCCATGGGCTTTTCCATCCGCATCGTGTTTTCCGCCATCGAAATGGCCGGCGAGCTCAGCAGTCTCACCATGGGCCTGGGCTTCGCCTCGTTCTTCGATCCGCAGACCAAGGGCAGGTCGTCCGCCATCAGCCAGTTCCTCGTCATGCTGGCCACGTTGATGTTTCTCACAGTCAACGGCCACCTGGTCTTGCTGGCGGCGCTGGCGGAAAGCTTTGTCAGCCTGCCCATTTCGTCGAGTCCCATCAGCGGCGGCGGTTTCCAGCAATTGGCGGCCTGGGGCGGGGAAATCTTCCGTTCCGGCCTGCAGATTTCGCTGCCCATCATCGCCGCCCTGCTGCTGACCAACGTGGCGCTGGGCATCTTGACGCGAGCCGCGCCACAGCTGAACATTTTCGGTATCGGTTTTCCCGTCACTCTGGGCGTGGGCTTGCTGGTGATCGGCATGGTCCTGCCCTACCTGGCCACGCCGTTCCAGAACATGTTCCTGCGCGGCATAGAAACGGCGCGTTTGCTGCCGCGCGGCTTTGCCACGCGCGACCGGCCACCGCCGCCCGCGCCGCCAAATCCCCTGCGCCCGGCAACGCCTGCGCCGGCACCGCTGCCGGCAGCGCGCTGA
- the fliQ gene encoding flagellar biosynthesis protein FliQ — protein MTPESVMTLGRHAMEITLMVAAPMLLVALIIGLIVSIFQAATQINEATLSFIPKLVGIFVALVVAGPWMLSVMLDYMRQVFTGIPNLVG, from the coding sequence ATGACACCCGAAAGCGTCATGACCCTGGGTCGCCATGCGATGGAAATCACCCTGATGGTGGCCGCGCCCATGCTGCTCGTCGCCCTCATCATCGGCTTGATCGTGAGTATTTTCCAGGCGGCCACGCAGATCAACGAGGCGACCCTGTCCTTCATCCCCAAGCTGGTCGGCATCTTTGTCGCCCTCGTCGTAGCCGGTCCGTGGATGCTGTCCGTCATGCTCGACTACATGCGCCAGGTATTTACGGGCATCCCGAACCTGGTGGGCTAG
- the fliP gene encoding flagellar type III secretion system pore protein FliP (The bacterial flagellar biogenesis protein FliP forms a type III secretion system (T3SS)-type pore required for flagellar assembly.), producing the protein MGNKQQMAWSNVKTPLTWLLAAVALALPLWAMAQPGIPAFNSTPAPGGGQNYSLPVQTLILMTSLTFLPAALLMMTCFTRIIIVLSLLRQAIGTQSSPPNQVLVGLALFLTLFVMGPVFDKIYTDAYLPYQENKISMQQAMDKGVDPLKTFMLKQTRQADLALFAKMSRSPALQGPEDVPLRILVPAFVTSELKTAFQIGFAIFIPFLIIDMVVASVLMSMGMMMMSPATISLPFKLMLFVLVDGWQLLLGSLSQSFY; encoded by the coding sequence ATGGGAAATAAGCAGCAGATGGCGTGGTCCAACGTAAAGACTCCCCTGACCTGGCTGCTGGCAGCCGTCGCCCTGGCCTTGCCGCTGTGGGCCATGGCCCAGCCGGGTATCCCCGCCTTCAACAGCACGCCGGCGCCGGGCGGCGGACAGAATTACTCGCTGCCGGTGCAGACGCTCATCCTGATGACGTCGCTCACCTTCCTGCCGGCGGCCCTCCTGATGATGACCTGCTTCACGCGCATCATCATCGTGCTGTCCCTGCTGCGCCAGGCCATCGGCACGCAATCGTCGCCGCCGAACCAGGTGCTGGTGGGACTGGCCCTGTTCCTGACCCTGTTCGTCATGGGCCCCGTGTTCGACAAGATTTATACGGATGCCTACCTGCCTTATCAGGAAAACAAGATCAGCATGCAGCAGGCGATGGACAAGGGCGTCGATCCCCTGAAAACCTTCATGCTCAAGCAGACGCGCCAGGCCGACCTGGCGCTGTTTGCCAAGATGTCGCGTTCGCCGGCCCTGCAAGGTCCGGAAGATGTGCCGCTGCGCATCCTCGTGCCCGCCTTCGTCACCAGCGAACTGAAGACGGCATTCCAGATCGGCTTTGCCATCTTCATCCCGTTTTTGATCATCGACATGGTGGTCGCCAGCGTGCTGATGTCGATGGGCATGATGATGATGTCGCCCGCGACGATCTCGCTGCCGTTCAAGCTGATGCTGTTCGTGCTCGTCGATGGCTGGCAATTGCTGCTGGGCTCCTTGTCTCAGAGTTTTTACTAG
- the fliO gene encoding flagellar biosynthetic protein FliO: MKPGLLISTVLPLLAACGIALAAPASAPVPASAPAETAAASAAAEVASEKPAAAAAAAAPAPAAALPAMPAGAPMTMAPTSSAGSLLQTIFALVFVLALLIGLAWFMKRYGPKVMGGNNKMRVVSSLNLGGRERIVLVEVADQWIVVGASPGRINALATMPRQEGELPQLATTQNGPAAANFSEWLKQTIEKRNGK, encoded by the coding sequence ATGAAGCCTGGCCTGTTGATTTCCACCGTGCTGCCGCTCCTGGCGGCATGCGGCATTGCGCTGGCGGCGCCCGCTTCGGCGCCCGTACCTGCTTCGGCCCCGGCTGAAACGGCGGCGGCCAGCGCAGCCGCCGAAGTTGCATCTGAAAAACCCGCTGCCGCCGCCGCTGCAGCGGCACCCGCGCCTGCCGCCGCCCTGCCCGCCATGCCGGCGGGCGCCCCCATGACGATGGCGCCGACGAGCTCGGCCGGCAGCCTGCTGCAAACCATCTTCGCGCTGGTATTCGTGCTGGCCCTCCTGATCGGCCTGGCCTGGTTCATGAAGCGCTATGGCCCCAAGGTGATGGGTGGCAACAACAAGATGCGCGTCGTCAGCTCGCTCAACCTGGGCGGACGCGAACGCATCGTCCTCGTCGAAGTGGCCGACCAGTGGATCGTCGTCGGCGCCTCGCCCGGCCGCATCAATGCGCTGGCCACCATGCCACGCCAGGAAGGCGAGTTGCCGCAACTGGCAACGACGCAAAACGGCCCCGCGGCCGCCAATTTTTCCGAGTGGCTGAAACAGACCATCGAAAAACGCAATGGGAAATAA
- the fliN gene encoding flagellar motor switch protein FliN encodes MSDNQDDQSAEDDWGAAIAEQAKAEAEALQNQAANTASAASAAVFKDFSKQASKSETHNDIDFILDIPVQLTVELGRTKIAIKNLLQLAQGSVVELDGLAGEPMDVLVNGCLIAQGEVVVVNDKFGIRLTDIITPSERIRKLNK; translated from the coding sequence ATGTCTGACAACCAAGACGACCAAAGCGCGGAAGACGATTGGGGCGCGGCGATTGCCGAGCAGGCCAAGGCGGAAGCCGAAGCGCTGCAAAACCAGGCCGCCAATACGGCCAGCGCGGCCAGCGCCGCCGTGTTCAAGGACTTTTCCAAGCAGGCGTCGAAGTCGGAAACGCACAACGATATCGATTTCATCCTCGATATCCCCGTGCAGCTGACGGTCGAACTGGGCCGCACCAAGATCGCCATCAAGAACCTGCTGCAACTGGCACAGGGTTCCGTGGTCGAGCTCGACGGCCTGGCCGGCGAACCGATGGACGTGCTGGTGAACGGCTGCCTGATCGCCCAGGGCGAAGTGGTGGTGGTGAATGACAAGTTTGGTATCCGCCTGACCGACATCATCACGCCTTCCGAACGCATCCGAAAATTGAATAAATGA